Proteins co-encoded in one Acidisarcina sp. genomic window:
- a CDS encoding glycosyltransferase family 1 protein: MHKTPTVRIAIDCRIWSFQQGTGTAVLSLANALSKSADVGQEYTFIVHEHLRESVAPHVSGPCRLQTIPVAAPSGFKSRLRAFAPLRAIARKVRKPALRVPASDGFVESEGFDMVHFPTQAAYLTELPSIYQPWDLQHLHYPQFFSQGEWERRELEYRAFCSQARYVCVQTEWSRQDVIQKYGIAPEKVVVIRWGSVFDAYTEPSIEAQQAISQKFALPKQFFFYPAVTWPHKNHEVIFRALSLLKREHQRIVDVYFTGASTEYRGQLDELARSLGVSEQLHFLGFVSPEELQSIFRAATAMVFPSKFEGFGLPVLEAFHAGAPVLSSNATVLPEVAQDAALYFDPDAPTELANLMIRMLDEPGLRESLIAKGKTILSQFSIDDTAVQFQKLYALTATRQGREGRNEMAYAQAAGKSSVAE, from the coding sequence GTGCACAAAACCCCCACGGTTCGCATTGCAATCGATTGCAGGATTTGGTCTTTTCAACAAGGCACCGGCACGGCAGTTCTATCGCTCGCAAATGCGCTCTCCAAGTCAGCTGACGTCGGGCAGGAGTATACCTTCATCGTGCATGAGCATCTGCGCGAATCCGTTGCTCCCCATGTCTCCGGCCCTTGCCGGCTCCAGACGATTCCAGTAGCAGCGCCCTCCGGTTTCAAGAGCCGCCTTCGTGCGTTCGCGCCGCTTCGTGCTATCGCGCGCAAAGTGCGCAAACCGGCGCTCCGTGTTCCCGCTTCGGATGGCTTCGTGGAGTCGGAAGGGTTTGACATGGTACATTTTCCGACTCAGGCGGCCTATCTAACCGAACTGCCTTCCATCTATCAACCATGGGATCTGCAACATCTTCATTATCCCCAGTTCTTTTCCCAGGGTGAGTGGGAGAGGCGGGAACTGGAGTACCGGGCCTTCTGCAGTCAAGCCCGTTACGTGTGTGTCCAGACGGAGTGGTCCAGGCAGGATGTGATTCAGAAATATGGCATTGCACCAGAGAAAGTCGTAGTCATACGTTGGGGATCAGTCTTTGATGCTTATACGGAGCCGTCTATCGAGGCGCAGCAGGCTATCTCGCAAAAGTTCGCACTTCCGAAACAATTCTTCTTTTACCCGGCAGTTACCTGGCCACACAAGAACCACGAAGTCATCTTCCGTGCGCTCTCGCTGCTGAAGCGCGAGCATCAGCGGATCGTGGATGTGTACTTTACCGGTGCATCGACGGAGTACCGAGGGCAACTGGATGAGTTGGCGCGCAGCCTGGGAGTTAGCGAGCAACTGCACTTCCTGGGATTTGTAAGTCCTGAAGAGTTGCAATCTATCTTCCGAGCTGCGACAGCCATGGTCTTCCCCAGTAAGTTCGAGGGATTTGGGTTGCCCGTGTTGGAAGCATTTCACGCGGGTGCTCCTGTCCTCTCTTCGAATGCCACCGTTCTGCCGGAGGTTGCGCAGGATGCTGCTCTTTACTTCGATCCCGATGCTCCGACGGAACTCGCGAATCTGATGATCCGGATGCTCGATGAGCCTGGGCTACGAGAGAGCCTGATCGCGAAAGGTAAGACAATCTTGTCTCAATTTTCCATTGACGATACCGCTGTTCAATTTCAGAAACTCTACGCTCTCACGGCGACGCGGCAGGGTAGAGAAGGCAGGAATGAGATGGCATATGCGCAGGCAGCCGGAAAGTCGAGTGTGGCTGAGTGA
- a CDS encoding acyltransferase, with protein sequence MHIRPTNRLSIGAGCIIEGTLVFEREGGEIHIGRNTFMGGSQIACASRIEVGDDVQISWGCEIIDHNSHAIGWSKRMNDVKDWYLGRDKKDWSGVVTRPVKIGNKSWIGMHAIILKGVEIGEGAIVAAGAVVTKSVPPWTIAGGNPARVIREIPPEER encoded by the coding sequence TTGCACATACGTCCCACTAACCGCCTCAGCATTGGTGCCGGATGCATTATCGAGGGCACGCTGGTATTTGAGAGGGAAGGTGGAGAGATTCACATTGGCCGCAATACTTTCATGGGCGGTTCCCAGATCGCTTGCGCATCCCGGATTGAGGTAGGCGACGACGTACAGATTTCATGGGGCTGCGAGATCATCGACCACAATTCCCATGCGATTGGCTGGAGCAAGCGTATGAACGACGTTAAGGATTGGTATCTGGGGAGAGACAAAAAGGATTGGTCAGGTGTAGTGACCCGGCCGGTAAAGATTGGGAATAAGTCCTGGATCGGAATGCACGCAATTATACTGAAGGGCGTAGAGATTGGTGAGGGGGCGATTGTAGCTGCCGGTGCGGTTGTTACAAAGAGTGTGCCACCGTGGACGATTGCCGGGGGCAATCCCGCCAGAGTGATTCGTGAGATCCCCCCTGAAGAACGGTGA
- a CDS encoding oligosaccharide flippase family protein produces the protein MSFATLNQSFNSPVNIVRRVLSVTRLRPFDTSTTEGRSRERYRRAILTTAASVFSRVITAATTLITVPLTLRYLGTERYGLWMAISSVIAVLGFSDLGISNGLYNGIAKAHGEDNHELARQYVSSAFFFLTAIAMIIGLAFAIAYPFVSWSGFFRVHSPEAVAEAGPAVAAFIGCFLLGIPTSIIGRIQAGYQEGFAGSLWGSAGGIIGLLSVLLVIHVHGSLMLLVLALAGAPMLAVLVQSIFVFRARPWLLPSWSYVTPDVSKGLLHAGMAFFLLQVAVAVSYSSDNIVLARILGPEAVTQYSIPFRLFNQVSMLCSMLMSPLWPAYGEALARQDIAWIRKTLRRSLVTSLAISVPLGLVLVVFGTKILHLWVGPKINPSLTLLIGLGIWCVLMSLSSTLATFLNGLSILSFQVKVAVVAALTNISLSIYLTYRIGVPGVLYGSILTQVLVNLIPMFLYLRNYQQSTILGQAKS, from the coding sequence ATGTCTTTTGCCACTCTGAATCAGAGCTTCAATTCGCCAGTCAATATTGTGCGACGGGTATTGTCAGTGACTCGACTGCGTCCGTTCGACACCTCCACGACAGAGGGGCGGTCTCGGGAACGCTACCGGCGCGCAATCCTGACAACCGCCGCGTCAGTGTTTTCCAGAGTCATCACTGCGGCAACAACCTTGATAACCGTCCCGTTGACGCTCAGGTATTTAGGCACCGAGCGATACGGACTCTGGATGGCGATCAGTTCGGTGATTGCGGTTCTTGGGTTTTCCGATCTGGGCATCTCAAACGGACTCTATAACGGAATAGCCAAGGCACATGGCGAAGACAACCATGAGCTTGCGCGCCAGTACGTATCGAGCGCGTTCTTCTTCCTTACAGCGATCGCGATGATCATCGGGCTTGCCTTTGCTATCGCATATCCCTTTGTATCGTGGAGCGGGTTCTTCCGCGTACATTCGCCAGAGGCAGTTGCGGAGGCTGGCCCTGCTGTCGCGGCTTTTATCGGATGCTTTTTGCTCGGAATTCCCACCAGTATCATCGGCCGGATTCAGGCCGGATATCAGGAGGGTTTTGCAGGATCTCTTTGGGGTTCGGCCGGGGGCATCATAGGTCTGCTTTCGGTACTGCTGGTGATCCACGTGCACGGGTCCTTGATGTTGCTCGTCCTTGCCCTTGCAGGTGCGCCGATGCTGGCCGTGTTGGTGCAAAGTATCTTCGTCTTCCGCGCGCGGCCCTGGTTGTTGCCATCCTGGTCCTATGTCACGCCAGACGTTTCCAAAGGTCTATTGCACGCGGGCATGGCCTTCTTTCTGTTGCAGGTTGCGGTGGCGGTCAGCTATTCCAGCGACAATATCGTACTTGCGCGGATTCTCGGACCAGAGGCTGTTACTCAATACTCGATACCGTTCCGCCTCTTCAACCAGGTATCCATGCTCTGTTCGATGCTGATGAGCCCGCTGTGGCCAGCCTATGGTGAGGCGCTGGCCAGGCAGGATATCGCCTGGATCCGTAAGACTCTGCGCCGCTCTCTCGTTACCTCGCTGGCGATCTCCGTTCCTTTGGGCCTCGTCCTGGTTGTCTTTGGAACGAAGATTCTTCATCTGTGGGTTGGGCCAAAGATCAATCCCTCACTGACCCTGCTGATCGGCCTTGGAATCTGGTGTGTTCTGATGAGTTTGAGTTCAACCCTTGCGACTTTCCTGAATGGCCTTTCGATTTTGTCCTTTCAGGTGAAGGTTGCGGTTGTCGCAGCGCTGACTAACATTTCTCTTTCCATCTATCTGACCTATCGGATTGGCGTTCCCGGCGTCCTCTATGGATCCATCCTTACCCAGGTCCTGGTGAATCTGATCCCCATGTTCCTTTACCTTCGCAACTACCAACAATCAACAATCCTTGGACAGGCGAAGTCCTGA
- a CDS encoding glycosyltransferase family 2 protein: MQPDTIQRVEGGRRTRGDVRTTQPLVSVIIVVRNGKNDIENALASVSAQSKELCELLVIDGVSTDGTLDVLEKHSDTIDYWMSEPDNGIYDAMNKAVKLARGKYVYFLGSDDLLTVDLKVLASVLTDPNAVYYGNVVLPSGEIPSWNGPYDVWRLAKGTMCQQAIFYPICAFQNASFCTDYKITADYAFNLCCFGDKRLHFQYIPYVIAIYSDKGISSRANDPVFWRDWFRLIRRHLPAHVYVIHRSKIHFLSLMQRCRKRLKISA; encoded by the coding sequence ATGCAGCCAGATACAATCCAGCGCGTGGAAGGTGGCCGTCGTACTCGCGGAGACGTCCGTACCACGCAGCCATTAGTTAGCGTCATCATCGTGGTGCGCAATGGCAAAAATGATATTGAGAATGCCTTGGCCAGCGTCTCTGCGCAGAGCAAAGAGTTGTGCGAGTTGCTGGTAATCGACGGTGTCTCAACCGATGGAACGCTCGATGTTCTGGAAAAGCATAGCGATACGATCGATTACTGGATGAGCGAGCCGGACAACGGCATCTATGACGCAATGAACAAAGCCGTCAAGTTGGCTCGTGGGAAGTATGTTTATTTTCTGGGTTCCGACGACTTGCTTACCGTGGATCTGAAGGTCCTTGCCTCCGTGCTCACCGATCCCAATGCTGTCTACTATGGCAACGTGGTTCTGCCTTCAGGCGAAATCCCTTCCTGGAACGGCCCCTACGATGTATGGAGACTCGCAAAAGGCACCATGTGCCAACAGGCGATCTTTTACCCTATTTGTGCATTTCAAAACGCATCCTTCTGCACGGACTACAAGATCACTGCGGACTATGCCTTTAACCTGTGTTGCTTTGGTGACAAGCGACTTCATTTTCAATACATCCCTTATGTAATTGCGATTTACTCCGACAAGGGAATCAGTTCGCGAGCAAACGACCCGGTTTTTTGGCGGGATTGGTTTCGCTTGATTCGCAGGCACCTTCCTGCGCACGTATACGTGATCCATCGCTCGAAAATACACTTCCTGTCCTTGATGCAACGATGCCGGAAGCGGCTGAAAATAAGTGCCTGA
- a CDS encoding glycosyltransferase family 2 protein encodes MQSSTQRMEGGRRTRGDVRTTQPLVSVVIVVRDRRNDIENALASVFAQSKEMCELLVIDGVSTDGTLDVIEKHSDSIDYWMSEPDNGIYDAMNKAIKLARGKYVYFLGSDDVLTVDLKSLAPVLTDPNTIYYGDVRVPSGDIHPFSGPLNAWKMAKSSISQQSIFYPLGVVQAEGFATKYKIAADYVFNLRCYSDKRLRFQYIPYVIAVYSESGISGQAADPVFERDRIELIRKYLPAYVYLFHSSKQRLKRLIKRA; translated from the coding sequence ATGCAGTCGAGCACTCAACGCATGGAAGGTGGCCGGCGTACTCGCGGGGACGTCCGTACCACGCAGCCCTTAGTCAGCGTTGTTATTGTGGTGCGCGATCGCAGAAACGATATCGAGAACGCATTGGCCAGCGTGTTTGCGCAGAGCAAGGAGATGTGCGAATTACTGGTTATCGATGGCGTCTCAACCGACGGGACACTCGATGTCATAGAAAAGCATAGCGATAGCATCGATTATTGGATGAGCGAACCGGACAACGGTATCTATGATGCGATGAACAAGGCCATCAAGTTGGCTCGCGGGAAGTATGTCTATTTTCTGGGATCGGACGACGTGCTTACCGTGGATCTGAAGTCGCTTGCTCCCGTACTTACTGATCCGAACACCATATATTACGGTGATGTTCGAGTGCCTTCCGGCGATATTCATCCCTTCTCGGGTCCGCTGAATGCCTGGAAAATGGCCAAATCTTCCATCAGCCAGCAATCGATCTTCTATCCCCTCGGAGTAGTGCAGGCTGAGGGTTTTGCCACAAAGTACAAGATCGCTGCGGACTACGTATTCAACTTGCGCTGCTATAGCGATAAGCGGCTTCGATTTCAATACATTCCCTATGTGATTGCGGTTTATTCGGAGTCAGGGATAAGCGGGCAAGCTGCCGATCCCGTATTTGAGCGTGATCGGATCGAGTTGATACGTAAGTATCTTCCTGCGTACGTTTATCTGTTTCATAGCTCGAAGCAGCGCCTGAAGAGGCTGATCAAGCGTGCCTGA